One region of Fimbriiglobus ruber genomic DNA includes:
- a CDS encoding serine/threonine-protein kinase, whose amino-acid sequence MTDDAATSEQEFADRLAAYDEAIAGGSSILPFDTPSDQQPRIEKRIELLHRLQQLRPAIGPAADPGGCTRVGRFEVVRELGRGGFGVVFLAVDPILDRSVAVKVPHAGLLETPDLLERFRREAQAAAGLNHPNVVPVFETGQVGPVLYLVSTYCPGGSLAGWLSERLRPVSGVAAAGLLAALADGVQHAHDHGILHRDLKPGNVLLEWPAGTPDRTNLSTATPRVGDFGLAKFLGRGVATVTGAALGTPSYMAPEQCRGSGDKVGPTTDVYALGAILYEVLTTRPPFTGDTPLDILDQVRTAYPVPPSRLRPGLARDLETVCMKCLEKEPGRRYATAAALAADLRRFLAGQPVVARPLGLAGRAVRWARQKPAVAGLAATLAVAVVAGSAGVVWQWRRAEHLAAAHGRERDLARAAQETAERDYRHAHSAVDRLTNLGEELTRQPASEATGRAVLEQALVFYERFLADHGDAPDVYRQVARAHFRVGQICYRLGRYPQAKEAFRRAAGLFERLTADHPDEIGFRYELGVCLRDFANLYRESGRKAEADETYVAAERHTGAAVAARPNDVGYRLAHANTLVNRAVLLRDTNRRAEAEAAIKEAARLQESAGTAGLGELAMSLDELCPILLARSDQAGAEKLCRRVLDMRTELARTQDVAARHYLARSHARLAGILALGRRWDEADQEYRTAADILTQVTVDRPTSAHGYAELKTVQSSRAAALWFAGRLDAAEAVARDELAHAEQLIATYPSEIRVRQQIVRGFLILAKILEDEDRYTEAIAVYRKVKEIDPDNPAVLSRGAWAIAQNRTATDTDRQESVRLAERAVAIAPTNTEYRFTLGVCRLRAGDLAAAVADLRAAARARKVPDAYDLFCLTMTQFRAGSVLAARRCHDEVAALIKNFSLPASERSRLLAEGQSSTQISPPPPGAR is encoded by the coding sequence GTGACCGACGACGCCGCGACGTCCGAACAGGAGTTCGCCGACCGCCTGGCGGCCTACGACGAAGCCATTGCCGGCGGGTCGTCGATCCTCCCGTTCGATACGCCAAGCGACCAGCAACCGCGGATCGAAAAGCGGATCGAACTGCTTCACCGATTGCAACAACTGCGGCCCGCGATCGGTCCCGCCGCCGACCCGGGAGGATGCACCCGGGTCGGCCGGTTCGAGGTGGTTCGGGAACTCGGCCGCGGCGGCTTCGGGGTCGTGTTTCTGGCCGTCGACCCCATTCTCGACCGCTCGGTCGCCGTGAAGGTGCCGCACGCCGGGCTGCTGGAAACCCCCGACCTCCTTGAGCGATTTCGCCGCGAGGCGCAGGCGGCCGCCGGGTTGAACCACCCGAACGTGGTTCCGGTGTTCGAGACCGGACAGGTCGGGCCGGTTCTCTATTTGGTGTCGACGTATTGCCCGGGCGGGAGTCTGGCCGGGTGGTTGAGCGAGCGGCTTCGACCGGTTTCGGGGGTGGCAGCAGCGGGGTTACTCGCGGCACTCGCCGACGGCGTCCAGCACGCGCACGACCACGGCATCCTACATCGGGATTTGAAGCCGGGGAACGTCCTGCTCGAATGGCCGGCCGGCACGCCGGACCGAACGAACTTGTCGACCGCGACCCCGCGCGTCGGCGACTTCGGGTTGGCCAAGTTCCTCGGCCGGGGCGTGGCGACGGTGACCGGCGCGGCCCTCGGGACGCCGAGTTACATGGCTCCCGAGCAGTGCCGCGGGAGCGGCGACAAGGTCGGCCCGACCACCGACGTCTACGCCCTCGGGGCGATCCTTTACGAAGTCCTGACCACCCGCCCTCCGTTCACCGGCGACACCCCCTTGGACATCCTCGATCAAGTTCGGACCGCGTACCCGGTCCCGCCGTCCCGCCTCCGCCCCGGGTTGGCCCGGGATCTGGAAACGGTTTGCATGAAGTGCCTGGAAAAAGAACCCGGGAGACGCTACGCGACGGCCGCCGCCCTGGCCGCCGACCTGCGCCGGTTCCTGGCCGGACAACCCGTGGTGGCGCGGCCGCTCGGTCTGGCCGGGCGGGCGGTCCGCTGGGCCCGGCAGAAGCCGGCGGTCGCCGGATTGGCGGCGACGCTGGCGGTCGCAGTCGTAGCCGGGTCGGCTGGGGTTGTTTGGCAGTGGCGGCGGGCGGAGCATCTGGCGGCCGCCCACGGCCGGGAGCGGGACCTCGCCCGGGCGGCCCAGGAGACGGCGGAGCGGGACTACCGGCACGCCCATAGTGCGGTCGACCGACTGACCAACCTGGGCGAAGAGCTGACCCGCCAGCCCGCCTCCGAGGCGACCGGGCGGGCGGTCCTCGAACAGGCGCTGGTGTTCTACGAACGGTTTCTGGCCGACCACGGGGACGCCCCGGACGTTTACCGGCAGGTGGCGCGGGCCCACTTCCGGGTGGGCCAGATCTGTTACCGCCTGGGCCGCTACCCGCAGGCGAAAGAAGCCTTCCGGCGGGCGGCCGGGCTGTTCGAGCGGCTCACCGCCGACCACCCGGACGAGATCGGGTTCCGGTACGAGTTGGGCGTCTGCCTCCGTGATTTTGCCAATCTCTACCGGGAATCCGGCCGGAAGGCGGAAGCAGACGAGACGTACGTGGCGGCGGAACGCCATACCGGGGCCGCGGTGGCCGCCCGGCCGAACGACGTCGGTTACCGGCTCGCCCACGCCAACACGCTCGTCAACCGCGCCGTCCTCCTGCGGGACACGAACCGGCGCGCGGAGGCCGAGGCGGCGATCAAAGAAGCGGCCCGCCTCCAGGAATCGGCGGGGACCGCGGGCCTGGGCGAGCTGGCGATGTCGCTCGACGAACTCTGCCCGATTCTCCTCGCCCGCAGCGACCAGGCCGGGGCCGAGAAGCTTTGCCGCCGGGTTCTCGACATGCGCACGGAACTGGCCCGGACGCAGGACGTGGCCGCCCGCCATTATCTGGCCCGCAGTCACGCCCGGCTGGCGGGAATCTTGGCCCTCGGGCGGCGGTGGGACGAGGCGGACCAGGAGTACCGGACCGCGGCCGACATCCTGACCCAGGTCACGGTCGACCGGCCGACATCCGCCCACGGGTATGCGGAGCTGAAGACCGTTCAGAGCAGCCGGGCCGCCGCACTCTGGTTCGCCGGCCGTCTGGACGCCGCCGAGGCGGTCGCCCGCGACGAACTGGCCCACGCCGAGCAGTTGATCGCCACATACCCCTCCGAAATCAGGGTCCGGCAACAGATCGTCCGCGGGTTCCTGATTCTTGCGAAAATCCTCGAAGACGAGGACCGGTACACTGAAGCCATCGCGGTGTACCGTAAAGTCAAGGAAATCGACCCGGATAACCCGGCCGTGTTGAGCCGAGGTGCCTGGGCGATTGCACAAAATCGAACGGCCACGGACACCGACCGACAGGAATCCGTGCGCCTGGCCGAGCGGGCGGTAGCCATCGCCCCGACCAATACCGAATACCGTTTCACCCTCGGGGTCTGTCGGCTCCGGGCCGGTGATCTGGCCGCCGCGGTCGCCGACTTGAGAGCCGCCGCGCGGGCGCGGAAGGTGCCGGATGCTTACGACTTGTTCTGCCTCACGATGACGCAATTCCGGGCCGGGAGTGTCCTGGCCGCCCGACGGTGCCACGACGAAGTCGCCGCCTTGATCAAGAACTTCTCTCTTCCTGCCAGTGAACGGAGTCGATTACTCGCCGAGGGGCAGTCGTCGACTCAAATCTCTCCGCCTCCACCGGGGGCCAGATAG
- a CDS encoding sigma-70 family RNA polymerase sigma factor → MAVRQREFAAQLAAARDGSVDALGEALEACRVYLLGVADREMDDALRGKGGASDIVQETFLEAQRDFAGFRGTSEAELIAWLRRLLLNNVHNFARHYRGTAKRLASREVPLDGADHDVPARAPTPSGRIMADEQVDQLRLAIARLPEEYRTVLTLRYDDGLSFEEVATKLDRTPNAARKLWARAVERLEDEMRDRE, encoded by the coding sequence ATGGCTGTTCGCCAGCGTGAATTCGCCGCCCAATTGGCAGCCGCCCGCGACGGTTCGGTCGACGCGTTGGGTGAGGCGCTGGAGGCTTGCCGGGTGTACCTGCTCGGGGTGGCGGACCGGGAGATGGACGACGCCCTCAGGGGGAAGGGTGGGGCGTCGGACATCGTCCAGGAGACCTTCCTGGAGGCCCAGCGGGACTTTGCCGGGTTTCGCGGGACGTCCGAGGCGGAACTGATTGCCTGGCTCCGGCGGTTGCTGTTGAACAACGTCCACAACTTCGCCCGCCACTACCGGGGTACGGCGAAACGACTCGCGTCCCGGGAAGTCCCGCTGGACGGGGCCGACCACGACGTTCCCGCCCGCGCGCCCACGCCGAGCGGCCGGATCATGGCCGACGAGCAGGTCGACCAGCTCCGGCTCGCGATCGCGCGCCTGCCGGAAGAGTACCGAACCGTTTTGACGCTCCGGTACGACGACGGGCTGTCGTTCGAGGAGGTCGCCACCAAATTGGACCGGACTCCCAACGCCGCCCGGAAGCTCTGGGCCCGGGCCGTCGAACGGCTCGAAGACGAGATGAGGGACCGCGAGTGA
- the murB gene encoding UDP-N-acetylmuramate dehydrogenase, whose amino-acid sequence MSLAEAFPQITKTREPLAPYTHLRIGGPAEFFVQPRTMDELKGVLRYCTKNSVPLRMLGGGFNLLVRDDPVPGAVMRLGGPAFDWIEASGRTIRAAGGGQLYDLIAHAVKAGLGGLETLVGLRGSVGGSVRCNVGDRSGEIAAAVRRVAVLTDEGTEQIRSRDELNFGDHSSDLDEPVILWVEFELETDAPDAILKRMRRAWVIRKGGEPLSFQSSVRMFRNPSGGSAAALVDRAGLAKTKVGGAEVSDRNGNYAVAHPGTTARDILRLIDLVRTKVKDSTGVSLQQELHVW is encoded by the coding sequence ATGTCCCTGGCCGAAGCGTTTCCCCAGATCACGAAGACCCGCGAGCCGCTCGCGCCGTACACGCACCTGCGCATCGGCGGGCCGGCCGAGTTCTTCGTCCAGCCGCGGACCATGGACGAGCTGAAGGGCGTTCTTCGGTATTGCACCAAGAATTCCGTCCCGCTCCGGATGCTCGGCGGCGGCTTCAACCTGCTCGTTCGCGACGACCCGGTGCCCGGCGCCGTGATGCGGCTCGGCGGGCCGGCGTTCGACTGGATCGAGGCCAGTGGGCGGACGATCCGCGCGGCCGGTGGCGGCCAGCTCTACGACCTGATCGCTCACGCCGTCAAAGCCGGGCTCGGCGGTCTGGAAACGCTCGTCGGCCTGCGCGGTAGCGTGGGCGGGAGCGTCCGGTGCAACGTCGGCGACCGGTCGGGCGAGATCGCCGCGGCCGTCCGCCGGGTCGCGGTGCTCACCGACGAGGGCACCGAACAGATCCGCTCCCGCGACGAACTGAACTTCGGCGACCATTCGAGCGACCTGGACGAGCCGGTCATCTTGTGGGTGGAGTTCGAGCTGGAAACGGACGCACCGGACGCGATCCTCAAGCGCATGCGCCGCGCGTGGGTCATCCGCAAGGGGGGCGAACCGCTCAGCTTCCAGTCGTCGGTACGGATGTTCCGCAACCCGTCCGGCGGGTCGGCGGCAGCCCTCGTCGACCGGGCCGGGCTCGCCAAAACCAAGGTCGGCGGGGCCGAAGTGAGCGACCGGAATGGGAACTACGCGGTCGCGCATCCCGGAACCACCGCCCGCGACATCCTCCGCCTGATCGACCTCGTGCGGACGAAAGTGAAGGACAGCACCGGCGTCTCGCTCCAACAGGAATTGCACGTCTGGTGA
- a CDS encoding phosphoesterase yields the protein MPPSDESVLCVPTAHFRAVGYFHGFRPSDAAYRAALLDPAVYSFRPRSQVETDPSFKQLIPYVVLKCGPELFHYRRGAAGTEARLRAKRSVGIGGHISEADAAGGSDPYQTGMLREVTEEVAIGCGYSERLYGFINDDSTPVGSVHLGVVHLFELESPNALPGEDALVGTGFEPMDTLWQAREEFETWSQFVLAELLGHVSR from the coding sequence ATGCCCCCGTCCGACGAATCTGTTCTCTGTGTGCCCACCGCCCATTTCCGCGCGGTGGGGTATTTCCACGGGTTTCGCCCGTCGGACGCCGCGTACCGTGCGGCCCTGCTCGATCCCGCGGTTTACTCGTTCCGCCCGCGGTCGCAGGTCGAGACCGACCCGTCGTTCAAGCAATTGATTCCATACGTCGTGCTGAAATGTGGCCCGGAGCTGTTTCACTACCGGCGCGGGGCGGCCGGGACGGAAGCCCGACTCCGCGCCAAGCGGTCGGTCGGCATCGGCGGGCACATTTCCGAGGCGGACGCGGCAGGCGGGTCCGACCCGTACCAGACCGGGATGCTCCGCGAAGTAACGGAGGAAGTCGCGATCGGGTGTGGGTACTCCGAACGACTCTACGGGTTCATCAACGACGACTCCACGCCGGTCGGCAGCGTCCACCTGGGCGTCGTTCATCTCTTCGAACTGGAGAGCCCGAATGCCCTGCCGGGCGAAGACGCACTCGTCGGGACGGGGTTCGAGCCGATGGATACCTTGTGGCAGGCGCGGGAAGAGTTTGAAACGTGGTCGCAGTTCGTGCTGGCGGAATTACTCGGCCACGTTAGCAGGTAA